Proteins encoded in a region of the Saccharomyces eubayanus strain FM1318 chromosome V, whole genome shotgun sequence genome:
- the MOT2 gene encoding CCR4-NOT core ubiquitin-protein ligase subunit MOT2: protein MMNPHVQENLQAIHNALSNFDTSFLSEDEEDYCPLCIEPMDITDKNFFPCPCGYQICQFCYNNIRQNPELNGRCPACRRKYDDENVRYVTLSPEELKLERAKLARKEKERKHREKERKENEYTNRKHLSGTRVIQKNLVYVVGINPPVPYEEVAPALKSEKYFGQYGKINKIVVNRKTPHSNNAAGEHYHHHSPGYGVYITFASKDDAARCIAQVDGTYMDGRLIKAAYGTTKYCSSYLRGLPCPNPNCMFLHEPGEEADSXNKRELHNKQQAQQQGGGTTFPRTGIPNNVPASAAGSNTNLLSEHFNSTPSPAAMRAQLHQDSHTGAGTPVLTPAPVPAGSNPWGVTQSATPIASINLSKNSSSINLPTLNDSLGHHTITTTETCTTTTTTITNNNVTTHSHGSSKKKHSLAAEEYKDPYDALGNAVGFLDTRLHSLSNYQKRPVSIKSNIVDDETYRKYPSLFSWDKIETSKRSDNTLANKLVEILAIKPIDYSASVVQFLQSVNVGANDSIAITENMKASSQPIRLQTVQQQIQPPLNVSTPPPGIFGPQNKVPMQQQQMGETSSRNSSDLLNQLINGRKIIAGN from the coding sequence ATGATGAATCCACatgttcaagaaaatttgcAAGCCATCCATAACGCCTTAAGCAATTTTGATACATCGTTTTTAtcagaagatgaagaagactaCTGCCCCCTTTGTATTGAGCCGATGGATATTACTgacaagaatttttttccctgTCCCTGTGGTTACCAAATCTGTCAATTCTGTTACAATAATATCAGACAAAACCCAGAGTTAAATGGCCGTTGCCCAGCATGCCGTCGTAAGTACGATGACGAGAACGTTAGGTACGTCACACTGTCTCCTGAAGAGCTGAAATTGGAGAGGGCCAAGCTAgccagaaaagaaaaggagagaAAGCATAGAGAGAAAGAACGTAAAGAGAACGAATATACAAATAGAAAGCATTTATCTGGCACTAGAgtcattcaaaagaatttggTTTATGTAGTCGGTATCAACCCTCCTGTTCCGTATGAAGAAGTTGCTCCCGCTCTGAAATCTGAAAAGTATTTTGGCCAATATggtaaaataaataagatTGTGGTAAATAGAAAGACACCCCATTCTAACAATGCCGCCGGCGAGCACTATCACCATCATTCCCCGGGCTACGGTGTTTACATTACCTTTGCTTCCAAGGATGATGCCGCAAGATGTATAGCCCAGGTGGATGGAACGTATATGGATGGTCGCCTCATTAAAGCTGCATATGGTACCACTAAATACTGCTCTTCCTACCTCAGAGGATTACCATGCCCAAATCCAAACTGTATGTTTTTGCACGAACCTGGGGAAGAAGCTGATTCTTTMAATAAAAGGGAACTACacaacaaacaacaagCACAACAGCAAGGCGGTGGAACTACGTTTCCTAGAACTGGCATACCAAATAATGTACCCGCCAGTGCAGCCGGTTCAAACACAAATCTACTGAGTGAGCACTTCAACAGCACACCGTCACCAGCTGCTATGAGGGCTCAATTACATCAAGACAGCCACACAGGTGCAGGGACGCCTGTTTTAACTCCTGCTCCAGTCCCTGCTGGATCGAATCCATGGGGAGTTACTCAATCAGCTACGCCTATTGCATCTATCAATCTCTCCAAGAACAGTAGCTCCATCAACTTGCCAACCTTGAACGATTCCCTGGGACACCATACTATTACCACAACTGAGACTTGTACCACAACTACTACAACTATCACGAACAACAATGTCACAACTCACTCCCATGGCAGcagcaagaaaaagcatTCTCTTGCTGCGGAAGAATACAAAGACCCTTACGATGCGTTGGGAAATGCCGTCGGTTTTTTGGACACAAGACTACATTCTCTATCAAATTACCAAAAACGTCCCGTATCTATCAAATCTAACATTGTTGATGACGAGACCTATAGAAAATATCCGTCATTATTTTCCTGGGACAAAATCGAAACTTCCAAGAGGAGTGATAACACATTGGCTAATAAACTTGTGGAGATACTAGCTATTAAGCCAATAGACTACTCTGCTTCCGTGGTTCAATTCTTACAAAGCGTGAACGTTGGTGCAAATGACAGCATTGCAATTACTGAAAACATGAAAGCTTCCTCACAACCAATAAGACTACAAACCGTGCAACAGCAAATTCAACCCCCTCTAAATGTCAGCACCCCTCCACCAGGTATCTTTGGCCCACAAAATAAAGTACCCatgcaacaacagcaaatgGGTGAGACAAGCTCAAGGAACTCATCTGATCTACTAAACCAACTAATCAACGGAAGAAAGATTATTGCTGGCAATTAA
- the GPP2 gene encoding glycerol-1-phosphatase HOR2 has protein sequence MGLTTKPLSLNVNAALFDVDGTIIISQPAIAAFWRDFGKDKPYFDAEHVIEVSHGWRTYDAIAKFAPDFANEDYVNKLEGEIPVKYGEKSIEVPGAVKLCNALNALPKEKWAVATSGTRDMAQKWFEHLGIKRPKYFITANDVKQGKPFPEPYLKGRNGLGYPINERDPSKSKVVVFEDAPAGIAAGKAAGCKIIGIATTFDLDFLKEKGCDIIVKNHESIRVGGYNAETDEVEFIFDDYLYAKDDLLKW, from the coding sequence ATGGGATTGACTACTAAACCGCTATCTTTGAACGTTAACGCCGCTTTGTTCGATGTCGACGGTACCATAATTATCTCCCAACCAGCCATTGCTGCTTTCTGGAGAGATTTTGGTAAAGATAAGCCTTACTTCGATGCCGAGCACGTCATCGAAGTCTCACATGGTTGGAGAACTTATGACGCTATCGCCAAGTTTGCTCCTGATTTTGCCAACGAAGATTACGTTAACAAGCTGGAAGGTGAAATTCCAGTAAAATATGGTGAAAAATCCATTGAAGTTCCAGGTGCTGTGAAGTTGTGCAATGCCTTGAACGCtttaccaaaagaaaaatgggCTGTGGCCACTTCTGGTACCCGTGATATGGCCCAAAAGTGGTTCGAACATTTGGGAATTAAGAGACCAAAATACTTCATCACAGCTAATGACGTTAAACAAGGTAAACCTTTCCCTGAACCATATTTGAAAGGTAGAAATGGTCTAGGGTACCCAATCAACGAACGCGATCCTTCCAAATCCAAGGTAGTTGTCTTTGAAGACGCCCCAGCTGGTATTGCTGCCGGTAAGGCTGCTGGTTGTAAGATCATCGGTATTGCTACTACTTTCGATTTGGATTtcttaaaggaaaagggCTGTGATATCATTGTCAAGAACCACGAATCTATTAGAGTTGGCGGTTATAACGCCGAAACGGATGAAGTTGAATTCATCTTTGATGACTACCTATATGCTAAGGACGATTTATTAAAGTGGTAA
- the VHR2 gene encoding Vhr2p, producing the protein MTDDLDSSKVHSESCHKAGKYAGYGTTHKIRAQLNFSDEKKWKKFSGRRLELIDSFGLSQHKASEQDDNIKQIATILRNEFEYPETVSGEFEKLVTAAVQSVRRNRKRSKKKLLDSKKKTASGKIQKIPLSPPSSSNMGSSCSASNASSSDEDASVKEEPILPALTSTTSVKLLSNPNERNLPSVSNHLRSLLKKNTLGFHGSSIPCAPSDDNALPKLRVEAQSLVPNENYDSIVKSIIVDIVNNSVPLPEQIHRDKFARPYLTEKTSCQNKVLISNSLRKLILSKIHNSKTCLGVCKDEKLLDSFTNLETLGENSLRASISFVVESSFTHLPSSTRQYLTDRILSMDFLTILSQRLFVPATRQLFADLPQKKIQVRVLNLLLGSLVKDYGFDTALAPINEVIYHMTLHQYPLVCIQKNPNVTKTNSASEVLRLQTSSESIAKREPQPNTPNKSQKCTDLTPPSLDASNTYNDDGLKMLSAISLQIENSRLPERFNNVPKQTGASAPTLPAFP; encoded by the coding sequence ATGACTGACGATCTAGATAGTTCCAAAGTTCATTCTGAAAGCTGCCACAAGGCTGGGAAATATGCTGGCTATGGTACCACACATAAGATCAGGGCTCAATTGAACTTTAGCGATgagaagaaatggaaaaagtTTTCTGGCAGGAGGCTAGAGCTCATTGACTCATTCGGGTTGAGTCAGCATAAAGCAAGTGAACAGGACGATAATATAAAACAAATAGCTACCATACTAAGAAATGAATTCGAGTATCCTGAGACAGTCTCAGGAGAATTTGAGAAGTTGGTTACTGCTGCTGTTCAATCGGTGAGAAGGAACAGAAAACgttccaaaaagaaattactggactcaaaaaagaagactgCGTCAGGcaagattcaaaaaattccttTGTCTCCGCCAAGTTCAAGCAATATGGGGTCTTCCTGTTCTGCTTCCAATGCATCAAGCTCTGACGAAGATGCTAGTGTCAAAGAGGAACCCATTTTACCTGCTCTTACTAGCACGACATCAGTAAAATTGCTATCTAACCCAAACGAACGCAATCTCCCATCAGTGTCAAATCATCTCCGCTCTTTactaaagaagaacacTTTGGGGTTTCACGGCTCATCTATACCATGTGCGCCCAGTGATGATAACGCATTACCAAAACTTCGTGTGGAGGCTCAATCTTTAGTCCCAAACGAAAACTACGACTCTATCGTTAAATCAATAATTGTTGATATCGTGAATAATTCTGTTCCACTACCTGAGCAAATTCATAGAGATAAATTTGCTAGACCATATTtaacagaaaaaacaagCTGCCAAAACAAAGTTCTGATATCAAATAGTTTAAGAAAACTTATTCTGTCAAAGATACATAACTCAAAAACGTGCTTAGGTGTCTGTAAAGATGAAAAGCTGCTGGATTCCTTTACAAACTTAGAAACCCTGGGCGAAAATTCACTAAGGGCTTCTATCTCATTTGTAGTAGAAAGCAGCTTCACACATTTACCATCCTCCACAAGGCAGTACCTTACTGACAGGATTTTGTCGATGGACTTCTTGACTATACTATCGCAAAGGTTGTTCGTACCCGCCACTCGCCAATTATTTGCCGATTTACCGCAAAAAAAGATCCAAGTCAGAGTGCTGAACCTCTTATTAGGGAGTCTTGTCAAAGATTATGGGTTCGACACGGCCTTGGCCCCCATAAATGAAGTCATATATCACATGACGCTTCACCAATACCCATTAGTTtgtattcaaaaaaatccgAACGTTACGAAAACGAACTCAGCATCTGAAGTACTCCGTTTACAAACTTCATCAGAAAGTATAGCTAAAAGAGAGCCTCAACCGAACACGCCAAACAAGTCGCAAAAGTGTACCGATCTCACACCACCTTCATTGGATGCATCAAACACATACAACGATGACGGATTAAAGATGTTGAGTGCGATTTCATTACAAATCGAAAATTCCAGACTTCCGGAACGATTTAATAATGttccaaaacaaacagGTGCCTCTGCACCAACCCTCCCTGCATTTCCATAG
- the ICL1 gene encoding isocitrate lyase 1 encodes MPIPVGNKNDFAALQAKLDADAAEIEEWWSDSRWSKTKRGYSSRDIAARRGTFPPVEYPSSVMSRKLFKVLEQHHSKGTVSKTFGALDPVQITQMAKYLDTIYISGWQCSSTASTSNEPGPDLADYPMDTVPNKVEHLFKAQLFHDRKQLEARAKAKSQQELDEMGAPTDYLTPIVADADAGHGGLTAVFKLTKMFIERGAAGIHMEDQTSTNKKCGHMAGRCVIPVQEHVNRLVTIRMCADIMHSDLVIVARTDSEAATLISSTIDTRDHYFIVGSTNPNIEPFAEVLNGAIMNGASGKELADIEQKWCRDAGLKLFHEAVIDEIERSGLSNKQESIKKFTSKVGPLTETSHREARKLAKEILGRDIFFDWELPRVREGLYRYRGGTQCSVMRARAFAPYADLVWMESNYPDFQQAKEFSEGVKEKFPDQWLAYNLSPSFNWPKAMSVDEQHTFIQRLGDLGYIWQFITLAGLHTNALAIHNFARDFAKDGMKAYAQNVQQKEMDDGVDVLMHQKWSGAEYIDGLLKLAQGGVSATAAMGTGVTEDQFKENGVKK; translated from the coding sequence atgccTATCCCAGTTGGAAATAAGAATGATTTTGCAGCTTTACAAGCAAAGTTAGATGCAGACGCTGCCGAAATTGAAGAATGGTGGTCTGACTCACGTTGGAGTAAGACAAAGAGAGGTTACTCAAGTAGAGACATTGCTGCCAGACGTGGTACATTCCCACCAGTCGAATATCCATCTTCGGTTATGTCTAGAAAATTATTCAAGGTATTGGAACAACACCACAGTAAAGGCACAGTTTCCAAGACCTTTGGAGCCCTTGACCCTGTCCAGATTACTCAAATGGCTAAGTATTTAGACACTATCTACATTTCTGGTTGGCAATGTTCTTCGACTGCATCCACTTCAAACGAACCTGGTCCGGATTTAGCCGATTATCCAATGGACACCGTTCCAAATAAAGTGGAGCATTTGTTCAAAGCTCAATTGTTTCACGACAGAAAACAACTAGAAGCTCGTGCCAAAGCAAAATCTCAACAAGAACTAGACGAAATGGGAGCACCAACTGATTACTTGACACCAATTGTAGCCGACGCTGATGCCGGTCATGGCGGTTTGACTGCAGTTTTTAAGCTAACTAAGATGTTTATTGAACGTGGTGCTGCAGGAATTCATATGGAAGATCAGACCTCCACGAACAAGAAATGTGGTCACATGGCAGGAAGGTGTGTTATTCCAGTCCAAGAACACGTCAACAGATTGGTGACTATCAGAATGTGTGCTGATATCATGCATTCAGATTTAGTCATTGTTGCCAGGACTGACTCAGAGGCCGCTACTTTGATCAGCTCAACAATCGATACAAGAGACCATTACTTTATTGTCGGTTCCACCAATCCCAACATAGAACCATTTGCTGAAGTGTTGAATGGTGCAATTATGAATGGTGCTTCTGGGAAGGAATTAGCCGAcattgaacaaaaatggtGCAGAGACGCTGGTCTAAAATTGTTTCATGAAGCCGTTATCGATGAAATCGAAAGATCAGGATTGTCAAATAAGCAAGAatcaatcaaaaaattcacttCTAAAGTGGGCCCACTAACCGAAACATCCCACAGAGAAGCCAGAAAGCTCGCCAAGGAAATTTTAGGTCGtgacattttctttgattggGAACTACCACGTGTAAGGGAAGGTTTATACCGTTACAGAGGTGGTACTCAATGTTCTGTCATGAGAGCTCGTGCATTTGCTCCATACGCGGACTTGGTATGGATGGAATCTAACTACCCAGACTTCCAACAGGCCAAGGAATTCTCTGAAGGtgttaaagaaaagtttcCTGACCAATGGCTCGCTTACAACTTATCTCCTTCGTTCAACTGGCCAAAGGCCATGTCTGTTGACGAGCAACACACTTTCATTCAGAGACTAGGAGATTTGGGCTACATCTGGCAATTTATCACTCTAGCCGGTTTACATACCAATGCGTTAGCAATCCACAACTTCGCTCGTGATTTTGCTAAGGACGGTATGAAAGCGTATGCCCAGAACGTTCaacaaaaggaaatggaTGATGGTGTCGACGTGTTGATGCACCAAAAGTGGTCGGGAGCAGAATACATCGATGGCTTGTTGAAATTGGCACAAGGCGGTGTTAGTGCGACAGCCGCAATGGGCACTGGTGTCACTGAAGACcaatttaaagaaaacGGAGTAAAGAAGTAG
- the ARG56 gene encoding bifunctional acetylglutamate kinase/N-acetyl-gamma-glutamyl-phosphate reductase yields the protein MPSASLLVSAKRLNASRFPKLASLLNRSATAGFASVTSRASPSVTFTRKKVGYSKRCISSTDDSSATRSTVIQLLNNISTKREVEQYLKNFTSVSQQQFAVIKVGGAIISDNLHELASCLAFLYHVGLYPIVLHGTGPQVNGRLEAHGIEPDYIDGIRITDEHTMAVVRQCFLEQNLKLVTALEQLGVRARPITSGVFTADYLDKDKYKLVGNIKNVTKEPIEASIKAGALPILTSLAETASGQMLNVNADVAAGELARVFEPLKIVYLNEKGGIINGSTGDKISMINLDEEYDDLMKESWVKYGTKLKIREIKELLDYLPRSSSVAIINVQDLQKELFTDSGAGTMIRRGYKLLKRSSIGEFPSSDALRKALQRDTDIATGKESVASYLRDLENADFVSYGDEPLEALAIVKKGTKVPKLDKLVCSDAAWLNNVTDNIFNALRRDFSALQWVVNEDDPNIAWHFDRSQGSYLKNGKVLFWYGIDDVNNISELVETFVRSFDTTSGLKPSASNGVFASGKSSRSYSTKSIPRPEGTNTNSGRVALIGARGYTGKNLVSLINDHPYLEVTHVSSRELNGQKLQDYTKSEVTYENLQVQDIKKLEEQNAVDFWVMALPNKVCEPFVEVIESVHGKSKIIDLSADHRFVSESDWAYGLPELNNREKIAAATKIANPGCYATGSQLTIAPLAKYINGLPTVFGVSGYSGAGTKPSPKNDPKFLNNNLIPYALTNHIHEREISTRIGHDVAFIPHVGQWFQGISLTVSIPIKKGSLSTGEVKQLYKDFYKDERLVHVIDDIPLVKDIGGTHGAVIGGFKVNDAQDRIVICATIDNLLKGAATQCLQNMNLALGYGEYAGIPNDKIIGN from the coding sequence ATGCCATCTGCAAGCTTACTCGTCTCGGCAAAGAGACTCAATGCTTCCAGATTTCCAAAACTTGCCTCTTTATTAAATAGGTCTGCTACAGCAGGGTTTGCGTCTGTAACTTCGAGAGCCTCACCATCTGTTACttttacaagaaagaaagtagGCTACTCAAAGAGATGCATTTCATCTACTGACGACTCTTCGGCTACTAGGTCCACTGTTATCCAACTACTGAACAATATCAGTACAAAGAGAGAAGTTGAGCaatatttaaaaaactTCACTTCTGTTTCGCAACAACAGTTTGCTGTCATCAAAGTGGGTGGTGCTATTATTAGTGATAACCTACACGAATTGGCCTCCTGCTTGGCTTTCCTGTATCATGTTGGTCTATATCCAATAGTATTGCATGGTACCGGTCCACAAGTCAATGGTAGACTAGAAGCACACGGAATTGAGCCGGACTACATAGACGGTATTAGGATCACAGATGAGCACACAATGGCTGTTGTCAGACAATGCTTTCTAGAACAAAACCTCAAATTGGTAACCGCACTAGAGCAATTAGGAGTTCGCGCAAGACCTATCACATCTGGCGTTTTCACTGCTGACTACTTGGACAAGGACAAATATAAACTGGTGGGGAATATAAAAAACGTCACGAAAGAACCAATTGAAGCATCTATTAAAGCAGGTGCCTTACCTATCTTAACTTCTTTAGCTGAAACTGCTTCAGGCCAAATGTTGAACGTCAACGCTGATGTAGCCGCAGGGGAATTGGCCCGTGTTTTTGAACCATTAAAAATTGTCTACCTAAATGAGAAAGGTGGTATCATCAATGGCTCTACCGGCGATAAAATTTCTATGATCAACTTAGATGAAGAATACGACGATCTAATGAAGGAAAGCTGGGTCAAGTATGGTACCAAATTAAAGATTagagaaatcaaagaattaTTGGACTACTTACCACGCTCTTCTTCAGTCGCGATTATCAACGTACAAGACTTACAAAAGGAACTGTTCACTGACTCCGGTGCGGGAACTATGATTAGAAGAGGTTACAAATTGCTGAAGAGATCATCCATTGGCGAATTTCCATCATCTGATGCACTAAGAAAGGCTCTTCAAAGAGATACTGATATTGCTACTGGTAAAGAATCTGTTGCATCCTACTTGAGAGACTTGGAAAATGCCGATTTCGTTTCTTACGGTGATGAACCCCTTGAAGCACTAGCTATTGTGAAAAAAGGTACAAAGGTTCCAAAATTAGACAAGCTTGTATGTTCTGATGCGGCTTGGTTAAATAACGTCACCGATAATATATTCAATGCCTTACGTCGTGATTTCTCTGCATTACAATGGGTAgtcaatgaagatgatccTAACATTGCATGGCATTTTGATAGATCTCAAGGGtcgtatttgaaaaacggTAAAGTTTTGTTCTGGTATGGTATTGATGACGTAAATAACATCTCTGAATTGGTAGAAACATTCGTCAGGTCTTTTGATACCACTTCCGGTCTCAAACCATCGGCAAGTAACGGAGTATTCGCTAGTGGAAAATCATCTAGATCATACTCTACCAAGTCTATCCCTCGCCCAGAGGGAACTAACACCAATTCCGGCCGTGTTGCATTGATTGGTGCTAGAGGTTACACAGGTAAGAATTTGGTTTCGTTAATCAATGACCATCCGTATTTAGAAGTGACCCATGTGTCTTCCCGTGAACTGAATGGTCAAAAACTGCAAGATTATACAAAGTCTGAAGTTACATACGAGAATTTACAAGTACAGGacatcaagaaattggaagaaCAAAACGCTGTGGACTTTTGGGTAATGGCCTTACCCAATAAAGTCTGTGAACCCTTTGTGGAAGTAATCGAAAGCGTTCACGGCAAATCAAAGATTATTGATTTATCCGCCGATCATAGGTTTGTCTCGGAATCAGACTGGGCCTATGGCTTACCAGAATTGAACAATAGGGAAAAGATTGCTGCCGCTACGAAAATTGCCAATCCTGGTTGTTACGCAACAGGGTCACAATTGACTATCGCCCCCTTGGCTAAATACATCAACGGCCTTCCAACCGTTTTYGGTGTTTCAGGATATTCTGGTGCCGGTACGAAGCCTTCTCCAAAGAATGATCCTAAATTTCTGAATAACAACTTGATTCCTTACGCGCTAACTAACCACATCCACGAACGTGAGATTTCTACCCGTATTGGGCACGATGTTGCATTTATACCTCATGTCGGACAGTGGTTCCAAGGTATTTCTCTGACGGTCTCCATTCCTATCAAAAAGGGTTCATTGTCCACCGGTGAGGTCAAACAACTATACAAAGATTTTTACAAGGACGAAAGACTTGTCCATGTCATTGATGACATTCCACTGGTTAAAGATATAGGAGGCACTCACGGTGCTGTCATTGGTGGCTTTAAAGTCAACGATGCCCAAGATCGTATAGTAATTTGTGCAACTATCGACAATTTGCTAAAGGGTGCAGCCACTCAATGTTTGCAAAACATGAATCTTGCGTTAGGTTATGGAGAATACGCTGGTATTCCCAACGACAAAATTATCGGTAACTGA
- the RGI1 gene encoding Rgi1p has protein sequence MTKKDKKTVKVQTVTTEDGESVKLFEDLQGFENFIANETEDDDFDHLHCKLNYYPPFVLHESHEDPEKISDSANSHSKKFVRHLHQHIEKHLLKDIKEAVRKPELKFHEKSKDETFDKIVWHYGEETEYHGRPFKIDVQVVCTHDDAMVFVDYKTHPVATH, from the coding sequence atgacgaaaaaggataaaaagACAGTAAAGGTACAGACCGTTACTACTGAGGACGGTGAATCTGTGAAGCTATTTGAAGACTTGCAAGGCTTCGAGAATTTCATTGCCAACGAAactgaagatgacgatTTTGACCACTTACATTGTAAGCTGAATTACTATCCACCATTTGTTCTACACGAGTCACATGAAGATCCTGAAAAGATCAGCGACTCTGCAAACTCTCATTCCAAAAAGTTCGTGCGTCACTTGCATCAGCATATCGAAAAGCATCTTttaaaagatatcaaagaGGCTGTTAGGAAGCCAGAACTGAAATTCCATGAGAAATCAAAGGACGAAacttttgataaaatcgtGTGGCACTATGGTGAGGAAACCGAGTATCATGGTAGGCCATTCAAGATAGACGTTCAAGTAGTGTGTACACATGACGATGCCATGGTGTTTGTCGACTACAAAACACACCCTGTGGCTACACATTAA
- the THO1 gene encoding Tho1p — protein sequence MADYSSLTVVQLKDLLTKRNLSVGGLKNELVQRLIKDDEESKGDNGEPNQEKEQQLESVAKEEPAPKDAIETEAPAETKDVATKDETKEAQITSDDVSPTAQKPKEPAAAPVLSPEEIKANALDLLNKKMHRANKFGQDQADIDSIKRQINRVEKFGVDLNSKLAEELGLVTRKKNPESSDSSRPKNRSKGSNNRSRVSKSRKGNNRSNFRR from the coding sequence ATGGCAGACTATTCTTCTCTAACTGTTGTTCAATTAAAGGATTTACTGACTAAAAGAAACCTGTCTGTGGGTGggttgaaaaatgaattggTCCAAAGACTAATAAAGGACGATGAAGAATCAAAGGGGGATAATGGCGAACCTAACcaagagaaagaacaaCAATTAGAGTCTGTGGCTAAAGAAGAACCAGCCCCTAAAGATGCTATTGAAACAGAAGCTCCGGCCGAAACTAAAGACGTTGCTACTAAAGATGAAACTAAGGAAGCCCAGATAACCTCCGATGATGTTTCCCCTACTGCTCAAAAACCCAAAGAACCAGCTGCCGCCCCGGTTCTATCACCAGAAGAAATTAAGGCCAACGCCTTAGATCTACTGAATAAGAAAATGCATCGTGCTAACAAATTCGGTCAAGACCAGGCAGACATCGACTCTATAAAGAGACAGATAAACCGGGTAGAAAAATTCGGTGTTGATTTGAATAGTAAGTTGGCTGAGGAATTAGGCCTTGTCActaggaaaaaaaatcctgaaAGTAGCGACAGCAGTAGACCCAAAAATAGAAGCAAAGGTTCGAACAACCGTTCTAGAGTCAGTAAGAGCAGAAAAGGTAACAACCGCTCTAATTTCAGAAGGTAA